One window of the Eucalyptus grandis isolate ANBG69807.140 chromosome 8, ASM1654582v1, whole genome shotgun sequence genome contains the following:
- the LOC104414503 gene encoding uncharacterized protein LOC104414503, which yields MGRKIGSATTRKTRNYQRENEKKAKEIYSLEGGVVVVVVVGARGKGERGEIRVFSEVKEEREKEKRKRRVRPVVSCRHSFRTQGKGGAVIRQTQVQLLPSSLLRGERESAASKPRVSTWIADDADADFATTKAPDASQTTQVKSPKFDLSTKQPSKLAFKALSFGGFHPRGRVSFTDIASFSLRFHLLQFLSMLCVDSTRKSGFGRLLRNTKSFLALHTNHKKPATTSKQAKKRSDLQIWAQSKRAQAHLVSPTVSSTWIFQISTKRLITSKTIEEE from the exons ATGGGGAGGAAGATCGGATCAGCGACCACCAGGAAGACGAGAAATTATCAAcgggaaaatgagaaaaaggcgAAAGAGATATATTCGTTGGAAGgtggggtggtggtggtggtggtggtgggggcgAGAGGAAAAGGGGAGCGGGGAGAGATTCGAGTTTTTTCAGAAgtgaaagaggaaagagaaaaggaaaaaaggaaaaggagagtaCGACCTGTCGTGTCGTGTCGACATTCCTTTCGGACCCAAGGCAAGGGCGGGGCGGTTATCCG TCAGACTCAAGTACAATTACTTCCGTCTTCTTTGcttcgaggagagagagagagtgccgCAAGCAAGCCTAGAGTTTCAACTTGGATTGCAGACGATGCCGATGCTGATTTCGCCACGACCAAAGCTCCCGACGCATCACAAACAACGCAGGTGAAATCTCCAAAGTTTGACCTTTCAACGAAGCAGCCATCAAAATTGGCTTTTAAAGCTCTGTCCTTTGGAGGTTTCCATCCTCGAGGTAGGGTTTCCTTTACTGATATAGCTTCCTTTTCTCTACGATTCCACCTCCTCCAGTTTCTAAGCATGTTATGTGTTGATTCAACAAGAAAATCTGGATTTGGGCGTCTATTACGAAACACGAAGTCGTTTCTCGCTCTACATACAAACCACAAAAAACCTGCAACCACCTCAAAACAAG CTAAAAAGCGAAGCGATTTGCAAATTTGGGCACAATCAAAACGAGCCCAGGCCCATCTAGTCAGCCCGACCGTATCAAGCACATGGATTTTTCAAATCAGCACCAAAAG GCTCATAACCTCAAAGACAATCGAGGAGGAGTAG
- the LOC104414505 gene encoding actin-depolymerizing factor yields MSFRGSNASSGMGVAEHSKTTYLELQRKKVHRYVIFKIDEKKKEVVVEKTGGPAESYEDFTSALPENDCRYAVYDFDFVTAENCQKSKIFFIAWSPSVSRIRAKMLYATSKDRFRRELEGIHYEIQATDPTEMDLEVIRERAN; encoded by the exons ATGTCGTTCAGAGGG AGCAATGCTTCATCGGGAATGGGTGTTGCTGAACACAGCAAAACCACTTATCTGGAACTGCAGAGGAAGAAGGTTCACCGCTATGTGATTTTTAAGAtcgatgagaagaaaaaagaggttgTGGTTGAGAAGACTGGAGGTCCAGCTGAAAGCTATGAAGATTTCACCTCCGCTTTGCCGGAGAATGACTGCCGATATGCTGTCTATGACTTCGACTTTGTAACTGCTGAAAACTGTCAAAAGAGCAAGATCTTTTTCATCGCGTG GTCCCCTTCTGTGTCTCGTATTCGTGCCAAGATGTTGTACGCAACATCCAAGGACAGGTTCCGAAGGGAGCTCGAGGGTATCCATTATGAGATCCAAGCAACCGACCCTACTGAAATGGATCTTGAAGTTATCAGAGAACGGGCGAACTAG